In Herbaspirillum seropedicae, a single window of DNA contains:
- the der gene encoding ribosome biogenesis GTPase Der, with protein MKPVIALVGRPNVGKSTLFNRLTRSRDALVADLPGLTRDRHYGEGRVGERPFLVIDTGGFEPVAKDGIMYEMAKQTKQAVVEADVVVFIVDGRQGLTPHDKTITDFLRKCGRPVLLVVNKSEGMKYTSVTADFYELGMGDPYVISAAHGDGVADLVTEALDVAEAQRTPEPEPEETAVRGTKIAIVGRPNVGKSTLVNTLLGEERVIAFDMPGTTRDSIEIPFEREGRHYTLIDTAGIRRRGKVFEAIEKFSVVKTLKSISDANVVLLLLDAQQDISEQDAHIAGFVLESGRALVVGVNKWDGMESDQRNQIKMDLERKLNFLSFAKFHFISALKSTGIGPLMKSIDSAYAAAMAKLSTPRLTRALEEALEHQQPRRKGSIRPKLRYAHQGGQNPPVVVIHGNALEAIDDNYKRYLEKHFRETFSLVGTPLRIEFRSGKNPFIRQEK; from the coding sequence ATGAAACCGGTAATTGCACTCGTAGGCCGTCCCAACGTCGGCAAATCGACGTTGTTCAACAGGCTCACCCGCAGCCGTGATGCGCTGGTGGCGGACCTGCCCGGCCTGACGCGCGATCGTCACTACGGCGAAGGCCGGGTCGGCGAACGCCCGTTCCTGGTGATCGATACCGGTGGCTTCGAACCCGTGGCCAAGGACGGGATCATGTACGAGATGGCCAAGCAGACCAAGCAGGCAGTGGTCGAGGCTGATGTCGTGGTGTTCATCGTCGATGGCCGCCAGGGGCTGACCCCGCACGACAAGACCATCACCGACTTCCTGCGCAAGTGCGGCCGGCCGGTGCTGCTGGTGGTCAACAAGTCCGAAGGGATGAAGTACACCTCGGTCACCGCCGACTTCTACGAGCTGGGCATGGGTGATCCCTACGTGATCTCGGCCGCCCACGGCGACGGCGTGGCCGATCTGGTCACCGAAGCCCTGGATGTGGCCGAAGCCCAGCGCACCCCCGAGCCGGAGCCGGAAGAAACGGCCGTGCGCGGCACCAAGATCGCCATCGTTGGCCGTCCCAACGTGGGCAAGTCCACCCTGGTCAATACGCTCCTGGGCGAAGAGCGCGTCATCGCCTTCGACATGCCCGGCACCACCCGCGACTCCATCGAAATCCCGTTCGAGCGCGAGGGCCGCCATTACACCCTCATCGACACCGCCGGCATCCGTCGTCGCGGCAAGGTGTTCGAGGCCATCGAGAAGTTCTCCGTGGTCAAGACCCTCAAGTCGATCTCCGACGCCAATGTCGTGCTGCTGTTGCTCGATGCCCAGCAGGACATTTCCGAGCAGGACGCCCACATCGCCGGCTTCGTGCTGGAGTCGGGCAGGGCGCTGGTGGTGGGCGTGAACAAATGGGATGGCATGGAAAGCGACCAGCGCAACCAGATCAAGATGGATCTGGAGCGCAAGCTCAATTTCCTCTCCTTCGCCAAGTTCCACTTCATCTCGGCCCTGAAATCGACCGGCATCGGCCCGCTGATGAAGTCCATCGATTCCGCCTACGCCGCGGCCATGGCCAAGCTGAGCACGCCGCGCCTGACCCGCGCGCTGGAAGAGGCGCTGGAGCACCAGCAGCCGCGCCGCAAGGGTTCGATCCGTCCCAAGCTGCGCTATGCGCACCAGGGTGGCCAGAATCCGCCGGTGGTGGTCATCCACGGAAATGCCCTCGAAGCCATCGATGACAACTACAAACGCTATCTGGAAAAGCACTTCCGGGAAACTTTCTCCCTGGTCGGCACTCCACTGCGTATCGAGTTCCGATCCGGCAAGAATCCTTTCATCCGGCAGGAAAAGTAA
- a CDS encoding ATP phosphoribosyltransferase regulatory subunit, with the protein MPNWLLPENIADVLPSEARKIEELRRRLLDNFRLYGYEMVMPPLLEYLESLLTGAGQDTDLRTFKLVDQLSGRTLGVRADMTTQVARIDAHLLNRASVTRLCYAGSVLHTRPTGLHATREPIQIGAEIYGHAGLEADAEIQELALNSLALAGMRTIRLDLCHVGVLRAIIANDAAAKRDEAQLFALLQAKDVPGLQEITATYQEGTRAALLALPNLYGDISVIARARITLPALPGIAQALDELQALVELAAGHEGAAVTIDLADLRGYHYHSGVMFSAYVPGLPNAVVRGGRYDHVGEAFGRARPATGFSLDLRELARLMPGAERKRAILAPWGRDAGLREKIAQLRQAGEIVIQSLPGHEHDQDEFDCDRALDFSNGNWIIKNLG; encoded by the coding sequence ATGCCTAACTGGCTTCTTCCCGAAAACATCGCCGATGTCTTGCCCTCCGAAGCGCGCAAGATCGAGGAGCTGCGCCGCCGCCTGCTCGACAATTTCCGCCTCTACGGCTACGAAATGGTCATGCCGCCGCTGCTGGAGTACCTCGAATCCCTGCTCACCGGAGCCGGCCAGGACACCGACCTGCGCACCTTCAAGCTGGTGGACCAGTTGTCTGGCCGCACCCTGGGCGTGCGTGCCGACATGACTACCCAGGTGGCGCGCATCGACGCCCACCTGCTCAACCGCGCCTCGGTCACCCGCCTGTGCTATGCCGGCAGCGTCCTGCATACCCGTCCCACGGGCCTGCACGCCACCCGCGAGCCGATCCAGATCGGCGCTGAAATCTACGGTCATGCCGGTCTGGAAGCCGACGCCGAGATCCAGGAACTGGCCCTGAATTCGCTGGCCCTGGCCGGCATGCGCACCATCCGCCTGGACCTGTGCCATGTGGGCGTGCTGCGCGCCATCATCGCCAACGACGCAGCGGCCAAGCGCGACGAAGCGCAACTGTTCGCGCTGCTGCAGGCCAAGGACGTGCCGGGCCTGCAAGAGATCACCGCCACCTACCAGGAAGGCACCCGCGCCGCACTGCTGGCCTTGCCCAACCTGTACGGCGACATTTCGGTCATCGCCCGCGCCCGCATCACCTTGCCGGCGCTGCCCGGTATCGCCCAGGCCCTGGACGAGTTGCAGGCGCTGGTGGAACTGGCAGCCGGCCATGAAGGCGCAGCCGTCACCATCGATCTGGCCGACCTGCGCGGCTACCATTACCACAGCGGCGTGATGTTCTCCGCCTATGTGCCGGGCCTGCCCAATGCGGTGGTGCGCGGCGGCCGCTACGACCATGTGGGTGAAGCCTTCGGCCGCGCGCGGCCGGCGACGGGCTTCTCCCTGGACCTGCGTGAACTGGCACGACTGATGCCGGGCGCAGAACGAAAACGCGCCATCCTCGCCCCTTGGGGCAGGGACGCCGGTCTGCGTGAGAAAATAGCGCAATTGCGGCAAGCGGGAGAGATCGTGATCCAAAGCCTTCCCGGCCACGAACACGATCAGGACGAATTCGATTGCGATCGCGCACTCGATTTCAGCAATGGAAACTGGATTATCAAAAACTTGGGTTGA
- the hfq gene encoding RNA chaperone Hfq: MSNKGQLLQDPFLNALRKEHVPVSIYLVNGIKLQGHVESFDQYVVLLRNTVTQMVYKHAISTVVPARAVNLSLESSSDE; the protein is encoded by the coding sequence ATGAGCAACAAAGGGCAATTGTTACAAGACCCATTTCTGAACGCATTGAGAAAAGAGCACGTTCCCGTCTCTATCTACCTGGTCAACGGCATCAAGCTGCAAGGCCATGTGGAGTCTTTCGATCAATACGTGGTCCTGCTGCGTAACACCGTTACGCAAATGGTTTACAAACACGCCATCTCTACCGTCGTGCCTGCACGTGCGGTCAACCTCAGTCTCGAATCCTCGTCCGACGAATAA
- a CDS encoding adenylosuccinate synthase, giving the protein MLQNSNAKNVVVIGTQWGDEGKGKIVDWLTDHAQGVVRFQGGHNAGHTLVIGGKKTALQLIPSGIMREGVACYIGNGVVLSVPDLLREIDKLEAAGVEVCSRLKVSDACPLILPYHVALDVAREAARGADKIGTTGKGIGPAYEDKVARRAIRVADLLNEKRFAEKLLANLDYHNFVLTHYLKTQPVDYQKTLDEALANVPRIKPMVTDVSSDLYAIHKAGGKILFEGAQGSLLDVDHGTYPFVTSSNCVAGNAAAGAGVGPGMLHYIMGITKAYTTRVGSGPFPAELPTDAGTGKHLASVGHEFGTVTGRARRCGWFDAALLKRSVQINGVSGMCLTKLDVLDGLDSLKLCTGYKLNGKTVDIFPVGAEEAAACEPIYEEMPGWSETTVGAKSLEALPANARAYIKRIEELVGVPIDMISTGPDREETIVLRHPFK; this is encoded by the coding sequence ATGTTACAGAACAGCAATGCAAAGAATGTCGTCGTCATCGGTACGCAATGGGGCGACGAAGGTAAGGGCAAGATCGTCGATTGGCTGACCGATCACGCCCAGGGCGTGGTGCGTTTCCAGGGCGGCCACAATGCCGGCCACACGCTGGTCATCGGCGGCAAGAAGACTGCGCTGCAACTGATCCCCTCGGGCATCATGCGCGAAGGCGTGGCCTGCTACATCGGCAACGGCGTGGTGCTGTCGGTGCCCGACCTGCTGCGCGAGATCGACAAGCTCGAAGCCGCCGGCGTGGAAGTGTGCTCGCGCCTGAAGGTGTCGGACGCCTGTCCGCTGATCCTGCCCTATCACGTGGCCCTGGACGTGGCGCGCGAAGCCGCTCGCGGCGCCGACAAGATCGGCACCACCGGCAAGGGCATCGGCCCGGCCTACGAAGACAAGGTGGCCCGTCGCGCCATCCGCGTGGCTGACCTGTTGAACGAAAAGCGCTTCGCCGAGAAGCTGCTGGCCAACCTGGACTACCACAACTTCGTCCTGACCCACTACCTCAAGACCCAGCCGGTGGACTACCAGAAGACCCTGGATGAAGCACTGGCCAACGTGCCGCGCATCAAGCCCATGGTCACCGACGTCTCCAGCGACCTGTACGCCATCCACAAGGCCGGCGGCAAGATCCTGTTCGAAGGCGCCCAAGGCAGCCTCTTGGACGTGGACCACGGCACCTACCCGTTCGTCACCTCCAGCAACTGCGTGGCCGGCAATGCCGCCGCCGGTGCGGGCGTGGGCCCGGGCATGCTGCACTACATCATGGGCATCACCAAGGCCTACACCACCCGCGTTGGTTCCGGCCCGTTCCCGGCCGAACTGCCGACCGACGCCGGCACCGGCAAGCACCTGGCCTCGGTGGGCCATGAATTCGGCACCGTCACGGGCCGCGCCCGTCGTTGTGGCTGGTTCGATGCCGCGCTGCTGAAGCGCTCGGTGCAGATCAATGGCGTCTCCGGCATGTGCCTGACCAAGCTGGACGTGCTCGACGGCCTGGATTCGCTGAAGCTGTGCACCGGCTACAAGTTGAACGGCAAGACCGTCGACATCTTCCCCGTCGGCGCCGAAGAAGCCGCTGCCTGCGAGCCGATCTACGAAGAAATGCCCGGCTGGTCCGAGACCACCGTCGGCGCCAAGTCGCTGGAGGCACTGCCGGCCAACGCCCGCGCCTACATCAAGCGCATCGAAGAACTGGTGGGCGTGCCCATCGACATGATCTCCACCGGCCCGGACCGCGAAGAGACCATCGTCCTGCGTCACCCGTTCAAGTAA
- a CDS encoding MFS transporter, giving the protein MPIALWALTISAFAIGTTEFVIMGLLPEVAANLGVSLSSAGLLVTGYALGVFVGAPLLTATTGRLPRKTLLVALMVVFVVGNLACAIAPDYTTLMIGRVVASFAHGAFFGVGSVVATSLVPKEKQASAIALMFTGLTVANVLGVPFGTWLGQSYGWRATFWAVTVIGVIALAATAVLVPRSQGGEETDFGKEVRVLMRPQVMLGLLMTVLGFGGVFAAFTYIAPILTDLSGFPASAVSPILLLFGLGLVIGNLAGGKLADKKLMATLLGSLVLLAAVLVLFGLTVDNKVAAIIGVGLMGMAAFATVPPLQMRVLEKATGAPNLASSANIAAFNLGNAAGAWLGGVTIDHGPGLHAVPYVAALLPLAGIVVALVSWKMDAGRATAQHGSSSDTAAC; this is encoded by the coding sequence ATGCCAATTGCACTCTGGGCGCTGACCATCAGCGCATTCGCCATCGGGACGACCGAATTCGTCATCATGGGGCTCTTGCCCGAGGTCGCCGCCAATCTGGGGGTGAGCCTCTCCTCGGCCGGGCTGCTGGTCACAGGATACGCGCTGGGCGTGTTCGTGGGCGCCCCGCTGCTCACCGCCACCACCGGCCGCCTGCCGCGCAAGACCTTGCTGGTGGCCCTGATGGTGGTGTTCGTGGTGGGTAACCTGGCCTGCGCGATTGCGCCGGACTATACGACCTTGATGATAGGCCGCGTGGTGGCCTCGTTTGCGCATGGCGCATTCTTTGGCGTCGGTTCGGTGGTGGCCACGAGCCTCGTGCCGAAGGAGAAGCAGGCTTCGGCCATCGCCTTGATGTTTACCGGCTTGACGGTGGCCAATGTGCTGGGTGTGCCCTTTGGCACCTGGCTGGGCCAGAGCTATGGCTGGCGCGCCACCTTCTGGGCCGTGACCGTCATCGGTGTGATCGCACTGGCGGCTACCGCGGTGCTGGTGCCGCGCTCGCAGGGCGGCGAGGAAACCGACTTTGGCAAGGAAGTGCGCGTGCTGATGCGGCCGCAGGTGATGCTGGGGCTGTTGATGACGGTCCTGGGTTTTGGCGGCGTGTTTGCGGCCTTTACCTACATCGCCCCTATCCTGACCGACCTCAGCGGCTTCCCGGCCTCGGCGGTCTCGCCCATCCTGCTGCTGTTCGGCCTGGGACTGGTGATCGGCAACCTGGCCGGCGGCAAGCTGGCCGACAAGAAGCTCATGGCCACGCTGCTGGGCAGCCTGGTGCTGCTGGCGGCGGTGTTGGTGCTGTTTGGTCTCACCGTCGACAACAAGGTCGCCGCCATCATCGGCGTGGGCCTCATGGGCATGGCCGCCTTCGCCACCGTGCCGCCGCTGCAGATGCGGGTGCTGGAGAAAGCCACCGGCGCGCCGAACCTGGCCTCCTCGGCCAACATCGCCGCCTTCAACCTAGGCAATGCAGCCGGCGCCTGGCTGGGTGGCGTAACCATCGATCATGGTCCGGGCCTGCATGCAGTGCCTTATGTGGCGGCGTTGTTGCCGCTGGCCGGGATCGTGGTGGCGCTGGTGAGCTGGAAGATGGATGCAGGGCGCGCCACTGCGCAACACGGTTCATCCTCGGATACCGCCGCCTGCTGA
- a CDS encoding phosphoribosyltransferase: MKISDDKDLWVSWDDYNRLIERLALKVYESGYQFDQVLCLARGGLRPGDVMSRIFDVPLAILSTSSYREAAGTIRSSLDIAKYITITKGTLGGRILLVDDLVDSGVTLQKVMLHLKEHYPAVTEIKSAVLWWKACSVVEPDFHIDYLATNPWIHQPFEEYDGLGPHQLAAWIKKGGA; this comes from the coding sequence ATGAAGATCTCTGACGACAAGGACCTTTGGGTCTCCTGGGATGACTACAACCGCCTGATCGAACGACTGGCGCTGAAGGTCTATGAATCCGGCTACCAGTTCGACCAGGTGCTGTGCCTGGCGCGTGGCGGCCTGCGCCCGGGTGACGTGATGTCCCGCATTTTCGATGTCCCGCTGGCCATCCTCTCGACCAGCTCCTACCGCGAAGCCGCCGGCACCATCCGTAGCTCCCTGGACATCGCCAAGTACATCACCATCACCAAGGGAACCCTGGGTGGCCGCATCCTGCTGGTGGACGACCTGGTCGATTCCGGCGTCACCCTGCAAAAGGTGATGCTGCACCTCAAGGAGCACTATCCGGCGGTCACCGAGATCAAGAGTGCGGTGTTGTGGTGGAAGGCCTGCTCGGTGGTGGAACCCGATTTCCATATCGACTACCTGGCCACCAACCCCTGGATCCACCAGCCCTTCGAAGAGTACGACGGTCTGGGTCCGCACCAGCTGGCGGCCTGGATCAAGAAGGGCGGGGCCTGA
- the hflC gene encoding protease modulator HflC: MGRLVTSVIVAVVAIWLASSTIFVVDQRSSAIVFALGEVKQVITEPGLHFKLPPPFQNVMYLDKRIQTLDTPDADRFITAEKMNVLVDAYVKWRIVDPRLYFVSFGADERRTQDRLSQIVKAALNDEITKRTVREVISSQRNNVMDAIQARVANEAKQIGVEVIDVRLRRVDYVDQINNSVFERMKSERVRVANELRSTGAAESEKIRADADRQRVVILAEAYRESEKIRGAGDSKASQIYAQAFGQNPEFFKFYRSLEAYRASFKNRHDVMVVDPSSEFFKYFKGIGAGSASTSKK, from the coding sequence ATGGGCCGCCTCGTTACTTCCGTCATCGTCGCCGTGGTGGCGATCTGGCTGGCCTCGTCCACGATCTTCGTGGTCGACCAGCGTTCCTCGGCCATCGTCTTCGCCCTGGGTGAAGTCAAGCAGGTCATCACCGAACCCGGCCTGCATTTCAAGCTGCCGCCGCCGTTCCAGAACGTGATGTACCTGGACAAGCGCATCCAGACCCTGGATACGCCGGACGCCGACCGCTTCATCACCGCCGAGAAGATGAACGTGCTGGTCGATGCCTACGTCAAGTGGCGCATCGTCGATCCGCGCCTGTACTTCGTCAGCTTCGGCGCCGACGAACGCCGCACCCAGGACCGCCTCTCGCAGATCGTCAAGGCTGCGCTCAACGACGAGATCACCAAGCGCACCGTGCGCGAAGTCATCTCCAGCCAGCGCAACAACGTCATGGACGCCATCCAGGCGCGCGTGGCCAACGAAGCCAAGCAGATCGGCGTGGAAGTCATCGACGTGCGTCTGCGTCGCGTGGACTATGTTGACCAGATCAACAATTCCGTCTTCGAACGCATGAAGTCCGAGCGCGTGCGCGTGGCCAACGAGCTGCGTTCCACCGGTGCGGCAGAATCCGAGAAGATCCGCGCCGACGCCGACCGCCAGCGCGTGGTGATCCTGGCCGAAGCCTATCGCGAATCCGAAAAGATCCGTGGCGCTGGCGACTCCAAGGCGTCGCAGATCTACGCCCAGGCCTTCGGCCAGAACCCTGAGTTCTTCAAGTTCTACCGCAGCCTGGAAGCCTACCGCGCCAGCTTCAAGAACCGCCACGATGTCATGGTGGTGGACCCGAGCTCGGAATTCTTCAAGTATTTCAAGGGCATCGGCGCAGGCAGCGCCAGCACTTCCAAGAAGTAA
- the hflX gene encoding GTPase HflX, whose product MRAALVGLDFGKNDFAASLDELYLLAKSAGAEPVITITGRRASPDAALFIGTGKAQEVADAVADLQLELVIFNHALSPAQQRNLERLLKVRVLDRTSLILDIFAQRAKSHEGKVQVELAQLQHLSTRLIRGWTHLERQKGGIGLRGPGETQLETDRRLLGERVKALRAVLAKLRRQHATQRRARGRNETFSVSLVGYTNAGKSTIFNALAKAGVYAANQLFATLDTTSRRVYLGEVGHVVISDTVGFIRELPHQLVEAFRATLEETIHADLLLHVVDAASPVRMEQIEEVNLVLKEIGADHVPQILVWNKIDAAGLEPTVEYDEYGKIQRVFVSAKSGAGLDLLREAIAASLKAALEARGRSRSEPVDSVDMHA is encoded by the coding sequence ATGCGTGCCGCGTTAGTCGGCCTGGACTTCGGCAAGAACGATTTTGCCGCTAGTCTGGATGAGCTGTATCTGTTGGCGAAATCCGCTGGCGCTGAACCCGTGATCACCATCACCGGTCGCCGCGCCAGTCCGGATGCCGCTCTCTTCATCGGTACCGGCAAGGCCCAGGAAGTGGCCGACGCCGTCGCTGATCTCCAGCTTGAGCTGGTCATCTTCAATCACGCACTGTCCCCGGCCCAGCAACGTAACCTGGAGCGTCTGCTCAAGGTGCGCGTGCTCGACCGTACCAGCCTGATCCTGGATATCTTCGCGCAGCGCGCCAAGAGCCACGAGGGCAAGGTGCAGGTCGAACTGGCGCAGTTGCAGCACCTGTCTACCCGCCTCATCCGCGGCTGGACTCACCTGGAACGGCAAAAGGGCGGTATCGGCCTGCGCGGCCCGGGTGAAACGCAGCTCGAAACCGACCGCCGCCTGCTGGGCGAGCGCGTCAAGGCCTTGCGTGCGGTGCTGGCCAAGCTGCGCCGGCAACACGCCACCCAGCGTCGTGCGCGGGGGCGCAACGAGACGTTCTCGGTGTCGCTGGTGGGGTATACCAACGCCGGCAAATCAACCATCTTCAATGCGCTGGCCAAGGCCGGCGTGTATGCTGCGAACCAGCTCTTCGCTACGCTGGATACGACCTCCCGTCGCGTCTACCTGGGTGAAGTAGGGCATGTGGTGATCTCCGACACCGTCGGTTTCATCCGCGAACTGCCCCACCAGCTGGTGGAAGCCTTCCGCGCCACGCTGGAAGAAACCATCCATGCCGACCTCCTGTTGCACGTGGTCGATGCCGCCAGCCCGGTGCGCATGGAGCAGATCGAGGAGGTCAACCTGGTCCTCAAGGAAATCGGCGCCGACCACGTGCCGCAGATCCTGGTCTGGAACAAGATCGACGCTGCCGGCCTGGAGCCGACGGTCGAGTATGACGAGTATGGTAAAATCCAGCGGGTTTTCGTCAGTGCCAAGTCTGGTGCTGGCCTGGATCTGCTGCGCGAAGCGATCGCCGCTTCGCTCAAGGCCGCCTTGGAGGCCAGGGGTCGCAGCCGTTCCGAGCCAGTCGATTCCGTAGACATGCACGCCTGA
- a CDS encoding LysR family transcriptional regulator produces the protein MSLQSEELRTFVAVVEAGTLSAAAELLAQTTSGVSRALSRLEDKLGASLLTRTTRRMELTEEGRAFLEQARAILAAMESAQDSIRLRTRKPVGKLRVDASAPFMLHCVVPHVGQFRAAYPDIELELTTNDRFIDLVEHRADIAIRIGELQDSSLHARALSSARLNVVASPAYLARHGEPESVEALEQHQLIGFSQPDQLNHWPLRHSAGDRYQTRPAIRASSGETIRHLALQGQGIACLSNFMSDADIAAGRLVRLLPQADSGYRQKISAVYYYSTQLSRRISCFLDFLQEKL, from the coding sequence ATGAGCCTGCAATCGGAAGAATTGCGTACCTTCGTGGCCGTGGTCGAGGCCGGCACCTTGTCGGCGGCCGCCGAATTGCTGGCCCAGACCACGTCCGGTGTCAGCCGCGCACTGTCGCGGCTGGAAGACAAGCTGGGCGCAAGCCTGCTGACCCGTACCACGCGCCGCATGGAACTCACCGAAGAAGGCCGCGCCTTCCTGGAGCAGGCGCGCGCCATCCTGGCGGCCATGGAGTCGGCCCAGGACAGTATCCGCCTGCGCACCCGCAAGCCCGTGGGCAAGCTGCGGGTGGATGCGTCGGCGCCTTTCATGCTGCATTGCGTGGTTCCCCATGTCGGCCAGTTTCGCGCAGCCTATCCGGATATCGAACTGGAGCTCACCACCAATGACCGCTTCATCGATCTGGTGGAGCACCGTGCCGACATCGCCATCCGCATCGGCGAGCTGCAGGATTCCAGCCTGCACGCCCGCGCACTCTCCTCGGCGCGCCTGAACGTGGTGGCCAGTCCCGCCTACCTGGCGCGCCATGGCGAGCCTGAGTCGGTGGAGGCGCTGGAACAGCATCAGCTGATCGGCTTTTCCCAGCCGGATCAACTCAATCACTGGCCCTTGCGCCACAGCGCCGGTGACCGCTACCAGACCCGGCCCGCCATCCGCGCCTCCAGCGGCGAAACCATCCGCCACCTGGCCTTGCAGGGGCAGGGCATTGCCTGCCTGTCCAATTTCATGAGCGATGCCGACATTGCCGCCGGCCGGCTGGTGCGTCTGCTGCCGCAGGCCGATAGCGGCTATCGCCAGAAGATATCGGCGGTCTACTACTACAGCACCCAGTTATCGCGCCGCATCAGCTGCTTCCTGGATTTTTTGCAGGAAAAGCTGTAA
- the hflK gene encoding FtsH protease activity modulator HflK, with the protein MLVSLFRKIGVKFSLNDPQWGRGSQNDNRDNQNNGNNGDKRPEKPSGNNDGPPDLDQLWRDFNQRLSGLFGRKGGGGSSDGGNGGGFNRGDVKGAGIGVGVIAVIVAFLWLASGFFIVQEGQTAVVTTFGRYSHTTLPGFNWRWPYPIQGHEIVNMSQVRTAEIGYRGNVRNKQLKESLMLTDDENIIDIQFAVQYKLKNAAEWLFNNRDPDDSVRQVAETAIREIVGRSKMDFVLYEGREKVALDVSQRMQQILDRYKSGVQITNVTMQGVQPPEQVQAAFDDAVKAGQDRERLKNEGQAYANDVIPRASGAASRLLEEAEAYRSRVVANAEGDASRFTQVQEAYAKAPAVTRDRMYIETMQQIFANTTKVMVDAKSGSNLLYLPLDKLIQQTGPEAAAAGKPAASAAAPAASAANPASNAGNDTVYSSELMRDMRNRDPRESREREVR; encoded by the coding sequence ATGCTTGTGTCTTTATTCAGGAAAATCGGTGTCAAGTTTTCGTTGAACGACCCCCAATGGGGACGTGGTTCGCAAAACGACAACCGCGACAATCAGAATAACGGAAATAACGGCGACAAACGGCCAGAAAAACCGTCCGGCAACAATGACGGTCCGCCTGATCTCGACCAGCTCTGGCGCGACTTCAATCAGCGTCTGTCCGGCCTGTTCGGCCGCAAGGGCGGTGGCGGTTCGTCCGATGGCGGCAATGGCGGCGGCTTCAACCGTGGCGACGTCAAGGGCGCCGGTATCGGCGTGGGCGTCATTGCGGTCATCGTGGCCTTCCTCTGGCTGGCCAGCGGCTTCTTCATCGTGCAGGAAGGCCAGACCGCGGTCGTGACCACCTTCGGCCGCTACAGCCATACCACGCTGCCAGGCTTCAACTGGCGCTGGCCATATCCCATCCAGGGCCATGAGATCGTCAACATGTCCCAGGTGCGGACCGCCGAGATCGGCTATCGCGGCAACGTGCGCAACAAGCAGCTCAAGGAATCGCTGATGCTCACCGATGATGAGAACATCATCGACATCCAGTTTGCCGTCCAGTACAAGCTCAAGAACGCCGCCGAATGGCTGTTCAACAACCGCGACCCGGATGACTCCGTGCGCCAGGTCGCCGAGACCGCCATCCGCGAGATCGTCGGCCGCAGCAAGATGGACTTCGTCCTCTATGAAGGCCGCGAAAAGGTCGCCCTCGACGTCAGCCAGCGCATGCAGCAGATCCTGGACCGCTACAAGTCGGGCGTGCAGATCACCAACGTGACCATGCAGGGCGTGCAACCGCCTGAGCAGGTGCAGGCCGCCTTCGATGACGCCGTCAAGGCCGGCCAGGACCGCGAACGCCTCAAGAACGAAGGCCAGGCCTACGCCAACGACGTGATTCCGCGCGCTTCCGGCGCCGCCTCGCGCCTGCTGGAAGAAGCCGAAGCCTACCGCTCGCGCGTAGTGGCCAACGCCGAAGGTGACGCCTCGCGCTTCACCCAGGTGCAAGAAGCCTATGCCAAGGCCCCGGCCGTCACCCGCGACCGCATGTATATCGAAACCATGCAGCAGATCTTCGCCAACACCACCAAGGTCATGGTCGATGCCAAGTCCGGCAGCAACCTGCTGTACCTGCCGCTGGACAAGCTGATCCAGCAGACCGGCCCCGAAGCCGCTGCGGCGGGCAAGCCGGCCGCCTCGGCTGCGGCCCCGGCCGCCAGCGCTGCGAATCCCGCGTCGAATGCGGGCAATGACACTGTGTATTCTTCCGAGCTGATGCGTGACATGAGAAACCGCGATCCGCGCGAATCGCGCGAAAGGGAGGTGCGCTGA